GTGCCAAAAGATGTATTCATCAAATTTCGGAAACTTTTGATGGAACACAACGTTGAGATCATCGGACAATTAAATCCAGCGGAAATCCTTCCAGAACTTTATAGCAGGAAAGTGTTGAATGATAtggataaagaaaatattatggCAGAACAAAGGATGCTGGGAAACATGGGCGCTACAAGCGTTCTTCTTGATCGAGTATGGCGGCGCCATCCAAACTGGTTCAAAGAGTTTTTGGATGTTCTCTGCAAAGACTATCCGGACATTGTCAGAATAATGGACACGGATTTTTATGAGGGTATGTctatgtattttttccttttaattctttaaaattttaatcaagGGTATTTGGTATAGTTTCTTATTAGGAATTAGAAAATAAGAGATCAAAATAATGCCAGTTTCACATACAAAGTATCATTCAACCaaatttttgatatgatttattCCTAATGTACTTATTTgtaattttgggttttttattctaaatactCCTGTTCGCATTGCATTTCCGTTTTCCACCGAACGATGAGTTATACAAGAACCGGTGTCTGATATAAATAGTAACTTGCATTTTTGTTGATCAATTAGGATTTTATTAAGGATAATATTTACGTTTTCAATCTTTTACTCGAATAAATTAGGCATTATTATTAGATATTATAcagactaaaaaaaaacaacatatgttTAAAACCGATACGTTTATCGTTTATACTTCTGTCTAAGAAGAGGTAGCATGGCCGTATGCAAAATCATTGTACTTTATCTTTAGATAATGTGAACGTGTATTGGTGTtacatttgttaaaatgttaaaattgatcAATTTAAGCTTATCAATAATCGTTAATAGATTGGCAAATTTTAAACTGTTAATGTAACAAAACaactaaataataataatttacaaatgaACTGTTTTCAGAATGGCAGATAGCAAACAACAGGAGAGTTGAACTTCCAGTAAAACAATTTACTAGGTCTTTAGAAATTAGCGACAGCAAAAAAGAGGATTCAGATATGGCACCACCAGAATCTTCACCTAGCTCAAACAGATTGGATTCTTTTGGCAGGAAGAGTTCTTCCTCAATTCGTGAGGACTATATGtcaggtaaaatattttttaaataacttttaaagAGTTAATCGAATTAAATCATATTATGGAATTGATCATTAAGAGTGTTGTTAAAGTTCCACAAAAGTTCCACTTTCAATGGGTAAGATGATATGCATTTCCATACAGTTTCGATAAAGTCTTGTGTAAAATTTCTCTGCACAAAATAAACAAGCCATTATTATGCATTCAGTTTTAAGTATTTTTGGAAGGGTGAGAAATAAATAGCCACCATTGTTTTGTTCACTTGtttactttatttctttttcagtaACGGGTGATCCCCAAAATACCCTTGGTGATCGTTCCACTCCCCCACAAGATAGCATTGCTTTTGAACCGAGTGGCGAGCTGACGTTGAATAGCTTCAACAGTGATTCTGGTGATTATGACGATGAAATAACTCACGAAAAGAGAAGGATTGCAGAAGAACAACTAAATTCCCTGCATTCAGTTCAGAAACGGGAACCGGAGGATAAATCTATTGAAGATTTGGGGATTCCAGACACGTCAGGAGGTCATACCTTGAGTTTTGTGTCAACCACAGGTTCAAGGTCAACAAATCTGAGGGCAAACATCCAGGCTGGTGACCATGAAAACCTGAGTAGTATTCCCTCCCTTAGCGGCGGTGCAACTTCATCTTTGGTGGGCCGGCTGTTACAAAGTATAGAGAACTGTGTCAATGAAGATTTGCAGAGAGAAGGGGGCGCTGTTCCCAATATCGTAGGACCTGAACATCCAATCATCGGTATTGAATGATATTTAGATCAATTTCGTTGTTTTGATTCATGAATAAGatcgttatacatgtatcttaacgtAAGACTACGGTCTTGTTAAGATCACacttaaatgattaaaaacaacACTGTTTGATATGGAGAAAAAACAAAAGATAGTCCAAGGTGTACATACAGTTAACCTTGgtaaattgtttttatagatACAGAGTCTGTTGACGAAAACAACGAGAGTTCAGACGAAGAAGAACGCATCCCTGCTAAACCTCTAAACTTGCGCAGCTATCAAATGGAGTTGGCACAAGCAGCCCTGCAAGATAAAAACTGCATCATCGTTGCTCCTACTGGAAGTGGAAAAACACATGTTGCTATGAAAATCATACAggtgtttattttacaataatgacTGCTGACTGTCCTTATGTGCATTGATTTCAGGTCTGTAGGAAAACCTTCTTCTTCTTTGCTAATTTCAGAATCATCGTGAAAAACGGAGGCGTCTGAATATACCGAAAGTCGCTTTTTTAGTTGAACAAAGCGCTCTTGCAGAACAACAGGGAAAAGTTTGCAAAGAGTATCTGGGTTGTAAAATTAAGGTTATCACTGGAGAGAAGCAACGCACAGAGAGCCTCCAGAGCCTTTCGTGTTGGATTCAGAAGTATGTGACGTCCTGTACAGTTATAGTTATGTAATCGGCAAGAAGACATTGGTAAGAACCACACAAGATGAAGGAATGTAATTTATTATGTTATGATTACAGAAAGGATGTACTGGTCATCACTGCACAGATTTTGGTGAATGCGTTGGCTACGGGGGACGTTCAGATTGAAGCTTTCTCCTTGATAGTTTTTGACGAGTGTCACCACTCGCATGCCAAGCATCCATACAATCAAATAATGGCGTACTATCTGGATCTTAAGCTGGAAGATAAGCACAAGCAACTCCCCCAAGTatgttaaactaaaaataatttatgataaaagtgagattttttttgcatataattgtaattgcatttaatttgtttggGTCCAAAAAGATTGTAGGTCTGACAGCTTCAGTTGGAGTCGGTAAGGCGAAAAATGAAGAGAAAGCAATGGACTGGATCTTTAGCATGATGGCCAATATGGACGCCGAGGAACTTTGTGTTGTTGAAGAAAATAAGGCGGAATTGGCCCAACATGTTAATATTCCAGATCAAGGTAggataattatgattttatttcagttcatttctataaaaatagcattaaaagGTATATAATATGAGTACTTGGCTAACCCAACTACCAACCCACACCTCtccacctctctctctctctttctctcacaCATACAAATGTCGGGTAAAATTAATGTATACTTTGTAGGTGTGGTAAAAACTAACTCAAGAAAGAAAAACGACTTCGGGCGAATCATAGATGGCATCATGAAGGCGATTCATAGATGGATGATTCAATCTATACGTTAGTATTagaagaggttttttttttaaggtgacAAGTTGTAATGCAATTAATGTTTGCATTGgcaacatattgaaatgaaaactcTGAACTAAATTTCTGTAGATGCCAAGGCTCTGACGGACCAGAGCGTTCTGAAGCCCCCGGCGGAGTGTGGCAACGATCAGTACACACAGTGGCTTAGTCGACTGTGGAAGGAGGGGGCAAAAATAGTAGACGAGAAGGCCAGGCGCTTCATCCATTCCTGCCGAGTCAATCTGGATGTAAGTTTGCATAAAGTACACCTTCGACTTAAGtatgtaaatgattttgtgGCTAATCATATTTCATTCTCCTTGTTTTCAGATGTATAACAAAGCCTTGATTATATATACCGATGCACGCACCTCTGATTCTCTTGCCTTCATCAAAGATGAACTGAAGCGTTGGGACGAACACCAAATTCCTGACGATACGGACAGAAAACTCAGATCTTTCTTCgaaagtaagtacatgtatgaaattcCTATGCtcagttaatttaatttttctcttttccttctagtgaatgatatatttttatcaaattcaatttttcgttTAGAAACCCAAGGTAGACTACAGACATATACAATGGATCCAGATCACAACAATCCAAAGCTGATGGAACTACGGAGGTTGATATTGCAAGCATTTGGGAATGATGCTGATTCACGAGgcattatatttgttagaaCCAGAGATTTGGTTAAAGCAATTTACCGTTGGATGATGGAAACGGATGATCTACGACATCTCAAACCTGTCATGTTTACCGGAGCGCAAGCCAAGAGCAGCGCAGGAGGTTCGAAATCTTCTAATGCTACtaaatttttagctcacctgaactgaaagctcaagtgagcttttctgaaaacattttgtctgtcgtatGTCAgtccgtaaactttttacattttcaacatctcctCAAGAAttacttggccaatttcaaccaagtattttcacaaatcattgttaAGCAAAAaggatttaaagttgtgaaaattaagggccacaccctttttcaagtggagataattagaaattaatgcaaaattttgagaaattttcaaaaatcatattCTCCAGAACCAtatagccaggaaagctgaaacttgtttggaagcgttctcaggttgtgtagatttaaagttgtgaaaatcatgacccccgggggtagggtggggtcgaagttttacataggaatatatagagtaaatctttaaaaatcatcttctcaaaactaatcagccaggaaagctgaaacttgtgtagaggcattctcaggtagtgtagattcaaaattgcgaaatcatgaccccccccccccggggtagggtgaggccacaatggggggtcaaagttttgcataggaatatatagagtaaatctttaaaaatcttcttctcagaaacttatcagccaataagctaaaacttgtgtggaagcatcctcaggtagtgtaaattcacagttatgaaaatcatgactcccgggggtagggtggggcagcaatagggggtcgaagttttacataggaatatatcgagtaaatctttaaaaatcttctccccAGAtaataatcagccaggaaagctgaaacttgtgtggaagcattctggGGTAGTTTAGACacagttatgaaaatcatgactcccgggggtagggtggggcaggAATttggggtcgaaattttacataggaatatatagagtaaatctttaaaaatcttcttctcagaaactaatcagccaggaatgctgaaacGTGTCTGGAatcatccttaggtagtgtagattcaaagttgtgaaaatcatgttccttgagggtagggtggggccacatatggggggggtgttaaagttttacataggagtacatgtagatagagtaaatctttaaaaatcttcttctcagaaactaatcagcccgatgattctttataattgttaagactttggctccaggacaattcttcggcctcacaagaaggttcagagtttgtagctttatatcccatacaTAAACagttgttaaggatcttttcgagaactgcaatactcaacatgtgatatgactataaaatcatcctgttagaaggggactaatgattataaacataagaatatccaggggaaaaaatggattttatttatacatgatcttcatgtattattgtacattgtccagatagtttgtattatgactccattaagctggtttatcatacctattgttcctcaggtgagcgatgtggcacatgggcctcttgttaattaaaatatcagttAAAATTTGTCAGTTGACATGATGAGCTTATTTAGTTCTTTCTATCTTATAAAACAGGAATGACAAAGGTACAGCAGATTGATGCTCTAAGCCTGTTCAAGGAGGGTCGACATAAGATTGTCATTGCTACATCTGTGGCCGAGGAAGGTCTGGATATCCAGAAATGTAATCTTGTGATTCGGTATTCCTACGTCAGTAATGAGATCGCCATGGTCCAGGCAAGAGGTATGCTTTGCTAAGTTACATTCAATTGCGGCAGAAGAAGTTAGATTTTTAAGTTTTACCGGAAATTTAATGTTGGAATATGAAGGAATTATCTTTTGCATAAGTAATAACTAGATACAACACATATTACAGAtttcatgtttatgtttatttgtgTTTAGGGAGGGGAAGACGTGAGAATGGCAAATACTTTGTGGTGGCTGAACAGGGAGATAAAACTGCTGAGAGGGAGGAGTTGAACATCATCAGGGAAGCTATGATGAACAGTGCCATAGACCTGCTGAGGGAGAAATTCAGGAGGGAGCCCAGAGAATGTCTGAACATCATACTTGACTTGCAGAAAAATGCAAAAACAGAGCGCGACCTTGCGGCGAAAAATAAAGAAGGATTCTTAGTCCGTCAGGGCGAATACGTGCTCAGGTTAGTATTGAGATAGTAATGATATTGTGAATGTGGAATATTTGTGTAACATACTAATTTGCAAAAAAGGAACGAAAAatagtatttatataatgaaGATGCTACTGATAAGGACATTCgatcaaatttatttacacCTGAGAACtttaaatttcttgaaaataacaAACTTTTGCTTGTTAAAATTTACACGTTTATGGTTATGCAGAAAAAACGGAATAAGAAGATGGCTTTTccgaaaagattttttttaatatcatgtaAATTTCTTTAACAGATGTCAAAAGTGTAGTAAGTACATATGTATGTCAAATGAGGTCAGAAAGATCCAGAACGCCCACCATGCCTGTATTTGTGACGACATCAAAGAACGAGTCCTGGGGCAGCGCCTGCCCCGCCCCCAGTTCGAGGACGTGGACCTTAAGTGTGCCGTCGGCAAGCTCCTCTGTCGATCCTGTGGGTCAGATCTAGGAAATATCTCCATCTACAAAAATGCCCAGTTCCCGATCCTGAAGATTGAGGGGCTCTTGATGGAGGACAATATGGGAAGACGAGACGTAAAGAAGAAGTGGAAGAGCGTGCCGTTCTTGGTGAAGGAGATAACTGCTGAAGATATATCGCAGCGGGCCCGTGGAGAGAAACTCATTGATATGATGTAAATTATTGTCAAAAATGATGGGAAGTGGGCGGAATTCGTTTTAACAGCTTTCAGTGATTTGTCTTTCATGCATTGTAGTTTCTGCTTGCATACTGTTGTACACTTGACTTAAGACATTCGAGAATGCGGAGATTTACCAGTTTTAcaatatacataatatacaGTCATTCGTTTTGCATGACTGAATatcatacattttaactatttgTAAAGAGGTAGGaaaaatgaattgtaaattCCGATTTGCTGGTGCACTTCATCCTCTTTTGGACTAGTGTACAAATTTTACCATATTCAATAATTATGTAAAACATATTGCATATGCATTTCTGTGTTGATTTTCATGTTGCCTCTATTTTCTCGTTaactattataatatttatgaataaaatctaTATGTAATTAGCCGTCTCTACCTGTAAATAGATTTAATGTATTTATGACCTTTTTAGGCAAATGACATATAACAATATGTGGTTctttaaatgaaatgtatatttgaatgttgtgagcatttttatttaatactgAAAGCAATTTGCACAAATAAGAAACacttctacatgtataaaaaagattagaatagataattacatgtacactgttATGGAACGATCTGCCTCTTGATGAAGAACACGTTTGTGAAAGCAAGAAGCATTGGCCACGTCGTGTAGACATGGCATTATGATTTATCTTAAATGTAcagtatttataatattttatgaataattgtGATAAAACTGTCTTTCATTTTGTTATACATTATGTATGCACATTCATTTGATGAAATAGATTACTGAATTGATGAACACAACATGTACATGCTATTGTGCCATTGTCTTACAgagattttcaataaaaatgaattaaataaattaatagctatttttaaaacttttctgtGTATAGACCTTCGATTCATATGAGACTAAATACCATGTCGTACTCCTAAAATAATTCCTCTAAAAAAGAATCTGATTAAGTAGAAGCACTAATGGTTGTTAGTATGGCGGCTATGTAATAGAATTTTTCTTATTAGCGTCGCTAGTTTTATCTGTTCTTTCATAAAACGAGAACTTCTATggttataattataaaaaaaatattttaaaaatatcctgGCCATTGGTCTATATGATcaacaaaaattgtttcataaatattaaaattggagATATAGAAAGTATTTCATCGATAATTTCTTGTTGGCTAATGAGCatcacatgtatatttgttatactttcatgttaaatactgaaatctgattggttaagacgcaattcataatcctttctattaccctcagcgttagcaacgcacttacatgtagcaacgggtaacattatacaattatttaatgcttgagcagtcaatagaccagaatatttttcccgaggtgcagggaacagctcagtatgatctattgcccgaggccaacggccgagggcaatagatcatactgagctgttccctgtaCCAAGGggaaaaattctggtctattgactgttcaagcattaaataattgttttattacctaattccttttttagttttcggggtttacaatttgcatattgcagatggttttcgtgccattatgtaatatacatgtactaagattttttttcatcttttacatgcacaaaacctgttgcatgcattacaacatctcaatttaatattagtttacacaaagaagggggagtcttcaacccattagattttaa
This genomic window from Magallana gigas chromosome 5, xbMagGiga1.1, whole genome shotgun sequence contains:
- the LOC105341798 gene encoding uncharacterized protein, with translation MPYYRLLIWNKIGERYSNTTHLNVTGRAPHVSTGHEIKDIVKPWSLRLIGKVFVYDQSPTIDTFYWTKDGKKIKNLEGGDKYSEGSTEDPSLFIQNVNPHDVGTYRLTAINAVGSNESNIVLGVPQIFIERSKNLHDDQCFTATIESIPAAYDAYWKVKRKDDGLFSPIDVNAEEYKGTSSSLPCPVLVVKKNELLESQQFCIEVHNFVGSQIKEISAEEHAEIPDTSCRTKDDMSSNIFNKKGLTIRFNNLRLNLIKSLKDRDTDVHELRDSLEAITSERSLFRNINSIEDFFRQMLDKGVLNERNVIIVQYLMRQIGRPDLEEMCFEYASKSKQVLCYHENPRCQDEPRVLLHVNDDIEHFTTMESLLQTVASIVDCTLDDIKIVRLQPDQSFIIIITMRAEFISILKDTDPHYLRKLLQFNVDWIQIEKCVVKIVTETSSDSVCDTDGKHKQLPQIVGLTESDNVVRTKYEKEAMDFVLSYFDKFSTDRLRVGEDKMELAQQVEIPDQAFLDHHNEYISVMCSNGPVSTLSGMVSIRCTLGTRDVPTLVGLYRPLIVRCARGIELLFHLKDAIDEQGRQEVRQAFRNLGDIASMECLLTHLEVSEHPQKWQMFVDALDNNDYHYLADALKGQEVPKDVFIKFRKLLMEHNVEIIGQLNPAEILPELYSRKVLNDMDKENIMAEQRMLGNMGATSVLLDRVWRRHPNWFKEFLDVLCKDYPDIVRIMDTDFYEEWQIANNRRVELPVKQFTRSLEISDSKKEDSDMAPPESSPSSNRLDSFGRKSSSSIREDYMSVTGDPQNTLGDRSTPPQDSIAFEPSGELTLNSFNSDSGDYDDEITHEKRRIAEEQLNSLHSVQKREPEDKSIEDLGIPDTSGGHTLSFVSTTGSRSTNLRANIQAGDHENLSSIPSLSGGATSSLVGRLLQSIENCVNEDLQREGGAVPNIVGPEHPIIDTESVDENNESSDEEERIPAKPLNLRSYQMELAQAALQDKNCIIVAPTGSGKTHVAMKIIQNHREKRRRLNIPKVAFLVEQSALAEQQGKVCKEYLGCKIKVITGEKQRTESLQSLSCWIQKKDVLVITAQILVNALATGDVQIEAFSLIVFDECHHSHAKHPYNQIMAYYLDLKLEDKHKQLPQIVGLTASVGVGKAKNEEKAMDWIFSMMANMDAEELCVVEENKAELAQHVNIPDQGVVKTNSRKKNDFGRIIDGIMKAIHRWMIQSIHAKALTDQSVLKPPAECGNDQYTQWLSRLWKEGAKIVDEKARRFIHSCRVNLDMYNKALIIYTDARTSDSLAFIKDELKRWDEHQIPDDTDRKLRSFFEKTQGRLQTYTMDPDHNNPKLMELRRLILQAFGNDADSRGIIFVRTRDLVKAIYRWMMETDDLRHLKPVMFTGAQAKSSAGGMTKVQQIDALSLFKEGRHKIVIATSVAEEGLDIQKCNLVIRYSYVSNEIAMVQARGRGRRENGKYFVVAEQGDKTAEREELNIIREAMMNSAIDLLREKFRREPRECLNIILDLQKNAKTERDLAAKNKEGFLVRQGEYVLRCQKCSKYICMSNEVRKIQNAHHACICDDIKERVLGQRLPRPQFEDVDLKCAVGKLLCRSCGSDLGNISIYKNAQFPILKIEGLLMEDNMGRRDVKKKWKSVPFLVKEITAEDISQRARGEKLIDMM